Proteins from a single region of Allocatelliglobosispora scoriae:
- the thrS gene encoding threonine--tRNA ligase, with protein sequence MADPVVVPAGTTAAAAVAAAGLPTSGPKAIVVVRDGEGRLRDLSWTPDAEASVEPVSIDSPDGLDVLRHSTAHVLAQAVQDIFPEAKLGIGPPIDNGFYYDFSVSRPFNPEDLAKLESRMQEIIKSGQTFHRRRFDSLDEAKAELADEPFKLELVDIKGDVDSDVMEVGGGELTIYDNLDAKSGERCWGDLCRGPHLPSTRFIAAFKLMRSAAAYWRGSEKNPQLQRVYGTAWPSRDQLKAHLAMLEEAAKRDHRKLGADLDLFSFPDEIGSGLAVFHPKGGIIRREMEAYSRQRHEQAGYEFVNTPHISKAQLFETSGHLPYYADTMFPPMQLEGADYYLKAMNCPMHNLIFRSRGRSYRELPLRMFEFGTVYRYEKSGVVHGLTRVRGLTQDDSHIYCTKEQAPGELSALLDFVLNLLKDYGLNDFYLELSTRDDSPKFIGADEDWAEATEALRTAAEASGLELVPDPGGAAFYGPKISVQARDAIGRTWQMSTIQVDFNQPARFGLEYQAADGTRQQPVMIHRALFGSIERFFGVLTEHYAGAFPAWLAPVQVVGIPIRSDEEAGHLAHLAAFVAQLREHGIRAEVDASDERMQKKIRTAQQQKIPFMALAGDQDVADGTVSFRYRDGSQRNGVAIDEAVAHVVEIVRSRVNVGPSAPAAPAADEPVAS encoded by the coding sequence GTGGCCGACCCCGTCGTCGTCCCGGCCGGGACGACGGCCGCGGCCGCGGTGGCCGCCGCCGGATTGCCGACCAGCGGACCGAAGGCGATCGTCGTCGTCCGCGACGGCGAGGGCCGCCTGCGCGACCTCTCGTGGACACCCGACGCCGAGGCGTCCGTCGAGCCCGTCTCGATCGACTCGCCCGACGGCCTCGACGTGCTGCGCCACTCGACCGCGCACGTGCTGGCCCAGGCCGTGCAGGACATCTTCCCCGAGGCGAAGCTCGGCATCGGGCCGCCGATCGACAACGGCTTCTACTACGACTTCTCGGTCTCCCGGCCGTTCAACCCGGAGGACCTCGCGAAGCTCGAGTCCCGGATGCAGGAGATCATCAAGTCCGGGCAGACCTTCCACCGGCGGCGCTTCGACTCCCTCGACGAGGCGAAGGCCGAGCTGGCCGACGAGCCCTTCAAGCTGGAGCTCGTCGACATCAAGGGCGATGTCGACTCCGACGTGATGGAGGTCGGCGGCGGCGAGCTGACGATCTATGACAACCTCGACGCCAAGTCCGGCGAGCGCTGCTGGGGCGACCTGTGCCGCGGCCCGCACCTGCCGTCGACCCGCTTCATCGCCGCCTTCAAGCTGATGCGCTCGGCCGCCGCCTACTGGCGCGGTTCGGAGAAGAACCCGCAGCTCCAGCGCGTCTACGGCACCGCGTGGCCGAGCCGCGACCAGCTCAAGGCGCACCTGGCGATGCTGGAGGAGGCGGCCAAGCGCGACCACCGCAAGCTCGGCGCGGACCTCGACCTCTTCAGCTTCCCCGACGAGATCGGCTCCGGCCTCGCGGTCTTCCACCCCAAGGGCGGCATCATCCGCCGGGAGATGGAGGCATATTCGCGGCAGCGCCACGAGCAGGCCGGATACGAGTTCGTCAACACCCCGCACATCAGCAAGGCGCAGCTCTTCGAGACCTCGGGCCACCTGCCCTACTACGCCGACACGATGTTCCCGCCGATGCAGCTCGAGGGCGCGGACTATTACCTGAAGGCGATGAACTGCCCGATGCACAACCTGATCTTCAGGTCGCGCGGGCGGTCCTACCGCGAGCTGCCGCTGCGCATGTTCGAGTTCGGCACGGTCTACCGCTATGAGAAGTCCGGCGTCGTGCACGGCCTGACCCGGGTGCGCGGCCTGACCCAGGACGACTCGCACATCTACTGCACCAAGGAGCAGGCGCCCGGCGAGCTCAGCGCCCTGCTCGACTTCGTGCTCAACCTGCTCAAGGACTACGGCCTCAACGACTTCTACCTGGAGCTGTCGACCAGGGACGACTCGCCGAAGTTCATCGGCGCCGACGAGGACTGGGCCGAGGCGACCGAGGCGCTGCGTACCGCCGCCGAGGCCTCCGGTCTGGAGCTCGTCCCCGACCCGGGCGGCGCGGCGTTCTACGGCCCGAAGATCAGCGTGCAGGCGCGCGACGCGATCGGCCGCACCTGGCAGATGTCGACGATCCAGGTCGACTTCAACCAGCCGGCCCGGTTCGGGCTGGAGTACCAGGCAGCCGACGGTACGCGTCAGCAGCCGGTCATGATCCACCGTGCCCTGTTCGGGTCGATCGAGCGGTTCTTCGGCGTGCTCACCGAGCACTACGCCGGTGCGTTCCCGGCGTGGCTGGCACCCGTCCAGGTGGTCGGCATCCCGATCCGCTCCGACGAAGAGGCCGGACACCTCGCCCACCTCGCCGCGTTCGTCGCCCAGCTGCGCGAGCACGGCATCCGGGCCGAGGTCGACGCCTCCGACGAGCGGATGCAGAAGAAGATCCGCACCGCGCAGCAGCAGAAGATCCCGTTCATGGCGCTCGCCGGTGACCAGGATGTCGCCGACGGCACGGTCTCCTTCCGCTACCGCGACGGCTCGCAGCGCAACGGCGTCGCGATCGACGAGGCGGTGGCCCACGTCGTCGAGATCGTCCGGTCCCGCGTCAACGTCGGGCCGAGCGCACCCGCCGCGCCCGCCGCGGATGAGCCGGTCGCTTCGTGA
- a CDS encoding HIT family protein translates to MSRSLRERGFAGVDLVSVGEPDGLERLWTPWRLSYVAGPETPGCPFCAAPGSDEHGLMVAKGETVFAILNRFPYNPGHLLICPYRHVADYTEITAAETAELASFTQTAMRVVRAVSNAHGFNLGINQGGVAGAGIAAHLHQHVVPRWGGDANFLPVIGRTKALPQLLTDTRDLLAEAWHTA, encoded by the coding sequence ATGAGCCGGTCGCTTCGTGAGCGTGGCTTCGCGGGCGTGGACCTCGTGAGCGTCGGGGAGCCGGACGGGCTGGAACGGCTCTGGACACCCTGGCGGTTGTCCTATGTGGCTGGACCGGAGACGCCCGGCTGCCCCTTCTGCGCGGCACCGGGCAGTGACGAGCACGGGCTGATGGTGGCGAAGGGGGAGACCGTCTTCGCCATCCTCAACCGCTTCCCCTACAACCCCGGGCACCTGCTGATCTGCCCCTACCGGCACGTCGCCGACTACACCGAGATCACGGCGGCGGAGACGGCGGAGCTGGCGTCGTTCACCCAGACGGCGATGCGGGTGGTCCGGGCGGTCTCCAACGCGCACGGGTTCAACCTCGGGATCAACCAGGGCGGAGTCGCCGGGGCGGGGATCGCCGCGCACCTGCATCAGCACGTGGTGCCGCGCTGGGGCGGCGACGCCAACTTCCTGCCGGTGATCGGGCGGACGAAGGCGCTGCCGCAGCTGCTCACCGACACCCGTGACCTGCTCGCCGAGGCCTGGCACACCGCCTGA
- a CDS encoding VOC family protein gives MIGSLYSTVLDSPDIKGSAAFYAELAGLSEHYADDNWVTLLTKEGWRVCFQRADDHVSPRWPDPAAPQQFHLDFRFPDMAAGVERAIELGATRLPGGGETWTVLADPAGHPFCVCQGEPGSEIQLADVAIDCPDAAALAGFYSELLGLPVTWEGEGGGAIGADGKLSVIFQQVETYNPPQWPDAAHPQQYHLDVKVTDIEEAEPKALALGATKLPGGGEDFRVYADPAGHPFCLIW, from the coding sequence ATGATTGGTTCTCTCTACTCCACCGTGCTCGACTCGCCCGACATCAAGGGCTCGGCGGCGTTCTACGCCGAGCTGGCCGGGCTGTCCGAGCACTACGCGGACGACAACTGGGTCACCCTCCTCACCAAGGAGGGCTGGCGGGTGTGCTTCCAGCGCGCCGACGACCACGTGTCGCCACGGTGGCCGGACCCGGCCGCGCCGCAGCAGTTCCACCTCGACTTCCGCTTCCCCGACATGGCGGCGGGCGTCGAGCGCGCGATCGAGCTGGGCGCCACCCGGCTGCCCGGCGGCGGCGAGACCTGGACGGTCCTCGCGGACCCGGCGGGCCACCCGTTCTGCGTGTGCCAGGGCGAGCCCGGCAGCGAGATCCAGCTCGCCGACGTGGCGATCGACTGCCCGGATGCGGCCGCGCTGGCGGGCTTCTACTCGGAGCTGCTCGGCCTGCCCGTGACCTGGGAGGGTGAGGGCGGCGGTGCGATCGGTGCCGACGGCAAGCTCAGCGTGATCTTCCAGCAGGTCGAGACCTACAACCCGCCGCAGTGGCCCGACGCGGCCCACCCCCAGCAGTACCACCTCGATGTCAAGGTCACCGACATCGAGGAGGCGGAGCCGAAGGCGCTCGCGCTCGGCGCGACGAAGCTGCCGGGCGGTGGCGAGGACTTCCGGGTCTACGCCGACCCGGCCGGCCACCCGTTCTGCCTCATCTGGTGA
- a CDS encoding polysaccharide deacetylase family protein has translation MAVSRRGLLLGSALTATGAAVGATAHLIPSLFGPDRLPLDGGYAPAGNADDWTPRGQIRTIWHVPTDQPLVALTFDDGPMPDWTPRVLDALDKADAPATFFMVGQNLRRHADLVKGRLGRHEVGNHTWEHKDLAKRDEASVRNQLVRCHEAIREVTGQTATLLRPPWGHLGGSTLTVADTMDYDVVMWSYRMPEDRFRTNPAGIVDDVAACVRPGTIMLAHDTGPADRLVTIDNLGEIIKAVRGKGMRLVTVSELLAAGTTASPGSGSKK, from the coding sequence ATGGCTGTGTCGCGGCGTGGACTGCTGCTGGGCAGTGCGCTGACGGCGACGGGTGCCGCCGTGGGCGCGACCGCGCACCTCATCCCATCCCTGTTCGGTCCGGACCGGCTCCCGCTCGACGGCGGCTACGCCCCGGCGGGCAACGCCGACGACTGGACCCCGCGCGGGCAGATCCGCACCATCTGGCATGTGCCGACCGATCAGCCGCTCGTCGCGCTCACCTTCGACGACGGCCCGATGCCGGACTGGACGCCCCGGGTGCTCGACGCTCTCGACAAGGCCGACGCGCCCGCGACCTTCTTCATGGTCGGGCAGAACCTGCGCCGGCACGCCGACCTCGTCAAGGGCCGGCTCGGGCGCCACGAGGTCGGCAATCACACCTGGGAGCACAAGGACCTCGCCAAACGCGACGAGGCCTCCGTGCGCAACCAGCTCGTCCGCTGCCACGAGGCGATCCGCGAGGTCACCGGCCAGACCGCGACGCTGCTGCGGCCGCCGTGGGGCCACCTGGGCGGCTCGACGCTGACCGTCGCCGACACGATGGACTACGACGTGGTGATGTGGTCCTACCGGATGCCGGAGGACCGGTTCCGGACCAACCCGGCGGGCATCGTCGACGATGTGGCGGCCTGCGTGCGGCCCGGGACGATCATGCTGGCGCACGACACCGGGCCTGCCGACCGGCTCGTCACGATCGACAACCTGGGCGAGATCATCAAGGCCGTCAGGGGCAAGGGCATGCGGCTCGTCACGGTCTCCGAACTGCTCGCGGCGGGCACGACCGCCTCGCCGGGCAGCGGATCGAAGAAGTGA
- a CDS encoding class I SAM-dependent methyltransferase: MGVAVTLQATALVAAACRAEEASQPLPRLHDPFAELFTADLTGSAQALLAAGREEVVHRTLVIDTIVSDEVRRTPGLTVVNLGAGLCTRPYRLDLSTCREVVEVDAAATLNRKAAALAEHEPTCSVRRIDADIRDLPDLGVTGPILVVTEGLLVYLDAAELTALAGTLARLPGVLGWVADVVSADSAQAMGVTTGRVGAGLTITGLASLDPIESAGWTVTDHRLLSSTRSAAHAPPAGSAPAARRVIDGVLLLRP, from the coding sequence ATGGGAGTAGCCGTCACGCTGCAGGCCACGGCCCTCGTCGCCGCCGCCTGCCGGGCCGAGGAGGCGAGCCAGCCCCTGCCGCGCCTGCACGACCCGTTCGCCGAGCTCTTCACCGCCGACCTCACCGGGTCGGCGCAGGCGCTGCTCGCCGCGGGGCGCGAGGAGGTCGTGCACCGCACGCTCGTCATCGACACGATCGTCAGCGATGAGGTACGCCGCACGCCCGGCCTCACCGTGGTGAACCTCGGTGCGGGGCTCTGCACCCGGCCCTACCGGCTGGACCTCTCCACGTGCCGGGAGGTGGTCGAGGTGGACGCCGCCGCGACCCTGAACCGCAAGGCGGCTGCCCTCGCCGAGCACGAGCCCACCTGCTCGGTGCGCCGCATCGACGCCGACATCCGCGACCTGCCCGACCTCGGCGTCACCGGCCCGATCCTCGTCGTCACCGAGGGCCTGCTCGTCTACCTCGACGCGGCCGAGCTGACCGCGCTCGCGGGGACCCTCGCCCGGCTGCCCGGCGTTCTCGGCTGGGTCGCCGACGTCGTCTCGGCCGACTCCGCGCAGGCGATGGGGGTGACGACCGGCCGGGTCGGTGCGGGGTTGACGATCACGGGCCTCGCCTCGCTGGACCCGATCGAGAGCGCCGGTTGGACGGTCACCGACCACCGGCTGCTGTCGTCGACCCGGTCCGCCGCCCATGCGCCACCGGCCGGGAGCGCTCCTGCCGCCCGCCGCGTCATCGACGGGGTCCTGCTCCTGCGCCCGTGA
- a CDS encoding ABC transporter ATP-binding protein, with protein sequence MIVVEDVTIRYGAVPAVDGVSLTVERGEIVGIIGPVGSGKTALLECVEGTRSPDSGRVRVGGVDPHADRTHMSVIAGVAPAGVKYPGRASVGDISKLFAGFYPGGIDHLELLERFGLADRLRRSPNRLTPPEKQRFALVMALLGDPQVVFADDLHLDEDGIIAEQLRRCAREGRTILLASHHLAEAEALCDRVGVLVDGGLAALDTPWTIIRDHAGGGTTLADAYLALTGEPAHVH encoded by the coding sequence ATGATCGTGGTCGAGGACGTGACGATCCGCTACGGCGCCGTCCCCGCCGTCGACGGGGTGAGCCTGACGGTCGAGCGCGGGGAGATCGTCGGGATCATCGGTCCCGTCGGCTCCGGCAAGACCGCGCTGCTCGAGTGCGTCGAGGGCACCAGGAGCCCCGACAGCGGCAGGGTCCGGGTGGGCGGCGTCGACCCGCACGCCGACCGTACCCACATGTCGGTGATCGCCGGGGTCGCGCCGGCGGGCGTGAAGTACCCGGGCCGTGCCTCGGTCGGTGACATCTCCAAGCTCTTCGCCGGCTTCTACCCCGGCGGGATCGACCACCTCGAGCTGCTGGAGCGGTTCGGTCTCGCCGACCGGCTCCGCCGGTCGCCCAACCGGCTGACGCCGCCGGAGAAGCAGCGATTCGCCCTGGTCATGGCGTTGCTCGGCGATCCGCAGGTGGTCTTCGCCGACGACCTGCACCTCGACGAGGACGGCATCATCGCCGAGCAGCTCCGCCGCTGCGCCCGCGAGGGCCGCACGATCCTGCTCGCCTCGCACCACCTCGCCGAGGCCGAGGCGCTCTGCGACCGGGTCGGCGTGCTCGTCGACGGTGGCCTGGCCGCCCTCGACACCCCGTGGACGATCATCCGCGACCATGCCGGCGGCGGCACCACGCTCGCCGACGCCTACCTCGCCCTGACCGGAGAGCCGGCCCATGTTCACTAG
- a CDS encoding ABC transporter permease codes for MFTSVLAFESKRMLRNIPSIFFGVLLPTILLVIFAGPYGNEPAEVFAGAGSVDIAVPRYAGLVLACAGMVSFLIGLVDYRAKGFLPHLRLAPGQPKYFMRAQVLVNGVVGLAGLLLLIGWGAIAYDLHAPAHPVAFAGIVALAGAAMFAIGMFFAAVLRHDGLAILVANVLHLVMIFWSGAAIPTEFMPDSAHKLGELLPLTYAVRAMEWAWLDRGGDALGADLGVLVGTVVVCGAVSIWRYRWK; via the coding sequence ATGTTCACTAGTGTCCTGGCGTTCGAGTCCAAGCGGATGCTCCGCAACATCCCGTCGATCTTCTTCGGCGTGCTGCTCCCCACGATCCTGTTGGTGATCTTCGCCGGGCCGTACGGCAACGAGCCCGCCGAGGTGTTCGCCGGTGCCGGGTCGGTCGACATCGCCGTACCCCGATATGCGGGTTTGGTCCTTGCCTGTGCCGGAATGGTGAGCTTCCTGATCGGTCTCGTCGACTACCGGGCGAAGGGCTTCCTGCCCCACCTGCGGCTCGCACCGGGCCAGCCGAAATACTTCATGCGGGCACAGGTGCTGGTCAACGGCGTGGTCGGCCTCGCCGGGCTGCTCCTGCTCATCGGGTGGGGCGCGATCGCCTACGACCTGCACGCGCCCGCCCACCCGGTGGCCTTCGCCGGGATCGTCGCGCTCGCGGGCGCCGCCATGTTCGCCATCGGTATGTTCTTCGCGGCGGTGCTGCGCCACGACGGGCTCGCCATCCTCGTCGCCAACGTGCTGCACCTGGTGATGATCTTCTGGAGCGGCGCGGCGATCCCGACCGAGTTCATGCCGGACTCCGCCCACAAGCTCGGCGAGCTGCTGCCGCTCACCTACGCCGTGCGGGCGATGGAGTGGGCGTGGCTCGACCGGGGCGGCGACGCGCTCGGTGCCGACCTCGGCGTGCTGGTCGGCACCGTGGTGGTCTGCGGGGCGGTGTCGATCTGGCGGTACCGCTGGAAGTAG
- a CDS encoding elongation factor G-like protein EF-G2 gives MAGKQGDRGLTGPVPVVAGPDGVRNVVLVGHSGAGKTTLVEALLAASGVITRPGSVAEGSTVCDADPAAVKQQRSVAVACAPLLHDGVKVNLLDTPGYADFTGELRAGLRAADTALFVVSAGEPMDAATVALWEECAAVGMPRAVAVARLDHPRADFDEAVALCQRVFGDGVMPLYLPMHGDDGVSVAGLIGLITQRVHDYSDGHPGVVREADAEHLPAIDEARNELIEAIIAESEDETLMDRYLDGDLIDLATIVDDLEKAVARGHFYPVVPVCATTGVGLDVLLEVLTSAFPTPLEHPLPAVTDLAGHPREAIECDPDGPLVAEVVKTTIDPYVGRVSLVRVFSGTLRPETAVHIAGHGRSDRGHADHDADERVAHLFSPLGTSLREVNLCFAGDICAITKSPSAETGDTISAKESPLLMAPWAMPEPLLPVAVVPRTRADEDALAKNLARLTAGDPTLRMERNPETHQLVLWCMGEAHAEVVLDRLRAGGVELATEPVRVALRETFAADANGHGRHVKQSGGHGQYAVCDIIVEPLPRGAGFEFQDRVVGGAVPHNLIPSVEKGVRAQAGKGIVAGYPVVDLRVTLVDGKAHSVDSSDAAFQTAGSLALRDAAEHGTVTLLEPVDEVTITVPDNYVGAVMSDLSGRRGRVLGSESDGGERTVVRAEVPATELLRYLIELRSMTAGAGTFRRAFLRYDPMPGHLADQAKAAHHA, from the coding sequence ATGGCAGGCAAGCAGGGCGATAGAGGGCTCACCGGGCCGGTGCCGGTGGTGGCGGGGCCGGACGGCGTACGCAACGTGGTGCTCGTCGGGCACTCGGGGGCGGGCAAGACGACGCTGGTCGAGGCGCTGCTGGCGGCCTCGGGCGTGATCACCCGGCCGGGCTCGGTGGCGGAGGGCTCGACGGTCTGCGACGCGGACCCGGCAGCGGTGAAGCAGCAGCGCTCGGTGGCGGTGGCGTGCGCGCCGCTGCTGCACGACGGCGTCAAGGTGAACCTGCTGGACACCCCCGGTTACGCCGACTTCACCGGCGAGCTGCGAGCCGGGCTGCGGGCGGCGGACACGGCGCTCTTCGTCGTGAGCGCGGGCGAGCCGATGGACGCGGCGACCGTGGCGCTGTGGGAGGAGTGCGCCGCCGTGGGGATGCCCCGCGCGGTCGCCGTGGCCCGGCTGGACCATCCCCGGGCCGACTTCGACGAGGCCGTGGCGCTCTGCCAGCGGGTCTTCGGCGACGGCGTGATGCCGCTCTACCTGCCGATGCACGGCGACGACGGCGTCTCGGTCGCCGGGCTGATCGGGCTGATCACGCAGCGGGTCCACGACTACAGCGACGGCCACCCCGGCGTGGTACGCGAAGCGGACGCCGAGCACCTGCCCGCGATCGACGAGGCGCGCAACGAGCTCATCGAGGCGATCATCGCCGAGAGCGAGGACGAGACGCTGATGGACCGCTACCTCGACGGCGACCTCATCGACCTCGCGACGATCGTCGACGACCTGGAGAAGGCGGTCGCACGGGGGCACTTCTACCCCGTGGTGCCGGTCTGCGCGACCACCGGGGTCGGGCTCGACGTGCTGCTGGAGGTGCTCACCTCGGCCTTCCCGACGCCGCTGGAGCACCCGCTGCCCGCCGTCACCGACCTCGCCGGGCACCCGCGCGAGGCGATCGAGTGCGATCCGGACGGCCCGCTCGTCGCCGAGGTGGTCAAGACGACGATCGACCCCTACGTGGGGCGGGTGTCGCTGGTCCGGGTCTTCTCGGGCACGCTGCGGCCGGAGACCGCGGTGCACATCGCCGGGCACGGGCGGAGCGACCGGGGCCACGCCGACCACGACGCCGACGAGCGCGTGGCGCACCTCTTCTCGCCGCTCGGCACCAGCCTGCGCGAGGTGAACCTCTGCTTCGCCGGCGACATCTGCGCCATCACCAAGTCGCCGTCGGCGGAGACCGGCGACACGATCTCCGCGAAGGAGTCGCCGCTGCTGATGGCGCCGTGGGCGATGCCCGAGCCGCTGCTGCCGGTCGCGGTCGTGCCGAGGACGCGGGCCGACGAGGACGCGCTCGCCAAGAACCTGGCCCGGCTCACGGCGGGCGACCCGACGCTGCGGATGGAGCGCAACCCGGAGACCCACCAGCTGGTGCTCTGGTGCATGGGTGAGGCGCACGCCGAGGTGGTGCTCGACCGGCTCCGCGCAGGCGGTGTCGAGCTCGCCACCGAACCGGTCCGGGTCGCCCTGCGGGAGACCTTCGCCGCCGACGCCAACGGCCACGGCCGCCACGTCAAGCAGTCCGGCGGCCACGGCCAGTACGCCGTCTGCGACATCATCGTCGAACCGCTCCCCCGCGGCGCCGGCTTCGAATTCCAGGACAGGGTCGTCGGCGGGGCGGTGCCGCACAACCTCATCCCCAGCGTCGAGAAGGGCGTGCGGGCGCAGGCGGGCAAGGGCATCGTCGCCGGGTATCCCGTGGTGGACCTGCGGGTGACCCTCGTCGACGGCAAGGCGCACAGCGTGGACTCCTCGGACGCGGCGTTCCAGACGGCGGGCTCGCTGGCGCTGCGCGACGCGGCCGAGCACGGCACGGTGACCCTGCTGGAGCCGGTCGACGAGGTGACGATCACGGTGCCCGACAACTACGTCGGTGCGGTGATGAGCGACCTGTCCGGACGGCGCGGCAGGGTGCTGGGCTCGGAGTCCGACGGCGGCGAGCGGACCGTCGTGCGGGCCGAGGTGCCCGCGACGGAGCTGCTGCGCTACCTGATCGAGCTGCGGTCGATGACGGCCGGTGCGGGGACCTTCCGCCGCGCCTTCCTGCGCTACGACCCGATGCCGGGCCACCTCGCCGACCAGGCGAAAGCGGCCCACCACGCGTGA
- the pgsA gene encoding phosphatidylinositol phosphate synthase, which yields MAKIFSVSIKAATAKLLDPIGRALLRVGVSPNAVTVAGTIGVLAGSYVAARGHLVWAVVVVTLSALTDVMDGSMARLRGTSSRFGAVLDSTMDRVADGAVFVGLAYLYRDEVPTFLAVMVCLVAGQVVSYVKARAEGLGMSCNVGLVERAERLILVGVGALMTGFGLAWGLPAALWVLAAGSIFTVFQRMWHVSRQA from the coding sequence ATGGCGAAGATCTTCAGCGTCTCCATCAAAGCCGCCACCGCGAAGCTTCTCGACCCCATCGGGCGAGCCCTCCTCCGCGTCGGCGTCTCCCCCAACGCCGTCACGGTCGCGGGCACCATCGGCGTCCTGGCCGGTTCCTATGTGGCGGCGCGGGGCCACCTCGTCTGGGCCGTCGTCGTCGTCACCCTCAGCGCCCTCACCGACGTCATGGACGGCTCCATGGCGCGCCTGCGGGGCACGTCGAGCAGGTTCGGCGCGGTGCTCGACTCGACGATGGACCGGGTCGCCGACGGCGCCGTCTTCGTCGGCCTCGCCTACCTCTACCGCGACGAGGTGCCGACCTTCCTCGCCGTCATGGTCTGCCTCGTCGCCGGTCAGGTCGTCTCCTACGTGAAGGCCCGGGCGGAAGGCCTCGGCATGTCGTGCAACGTGGGGCTCGTCGAGCGGGCCGAACGCCTCATCCTGGTGGGCGTGGGTGCACTCATGACCGGCTTCGGCCTCGCCTGGGGCCTGCCGGCCGCGCTCTGGGTGCTCGCCGCCGGGTCGATCTTCACCGTCTTCCAGCGCATGTGGCACGTGAGCAGGCAGGCATGA
- a CDS encoding phosphatidylinositol mannoside acyltransferase produces the protein MKDRLVEGGYAAGWRLIRVLPKRVSWAAFRTGADRAARKRGPGIQRLHRNLSTVLGADASDELIRQAVRSYARYWLEAFRLPSLSTDQIRAGFRLDGWELLRDAHEAGTGAVVALPHSGNWDAAGAWVSAQGIPITTVAERLKPEGLYQRFVAFRESLGMRIVPLTGGSQPIMEVLEEALRAAHIVPLLADRDLSARGIEVTFFGGRTRMPAGPAFLAIRTGAPLFVVSLWYDGELPVGRVHGPLTVPAASAGPLDVRVRQVTQMIADELQAGIAEHPADWHMLQKMWLR, from the coding sequence ATGAAGGACCGCCTGGTCGAAGGTGGGTACGCAGCCGGGTGGCGCCTGATCCGCGTCCTGCCCAAGCGGGTCTCCTGGGCGGCGTTCCGGACCGGTGCCGACCGGGCCGCCCGCAAGCGCGGCCCCGGGATCCAGCGGCTGCACCGCAACCTGAGCACCGTGCTCGGCGCCGACGCCTCCGACGAGCTGATCCGGCAGGCGGTGCGCTCCTACGCCCGCTACTGGCTGGAGGCCTTCCGCCTGCCGTCGCTGAGCACCGACCAGATCCGGGCCGGTTTCCGCCTCGACGGCTGGGAGCTGCTGCGCGACGCCCACGAGGCGGGCACCGGTGCCGTGGTGGCGCTGCCGCACTCCGGCAACTGGGACGCGGCCGGTGCCTGGGTCTCGGCCCAGGGCATCCCGATCACCACGGTCGCCGAGCGCCTCAAGCCGGAGGGGCTCTACCAGCGCTTCGTCGCCTTCCGGGAGAGCCTCGGCATGCGGATCGTCCCGCTGACCGGCGGTTCGCAGCCGATCATGGAGGTGCTGGAGGAGGCGTTGCGCGCCGCGCACATCGTGCCGCTGCTCGCCGACCGCGACCTCTCGGCCCGGGGCATCGAGGTCACCTTCTTCGGCGGCCGGACCAGGATGCCGGCGGGCCCGGCGTTCCTCGCGATCCGCACCGGTGCGCCGCTCTTCGTCGTCTCCCTCTGGTACGACGGAGAACTTCCCGTGGGCCGCGTGCACGGTCCCCTGACGGTGCCGGCCGCCTCGGCGGGGCCGCTCGACGTGCGAGTCCGCCAGGTGACCCAGATGATCGCCGACGAGCTGCAGGCGGGCATCGCCGAGCACCCGGCCGACTGGCACATGCTGCAGAAGATGTGGCTGAGGTAA